Part of the Pseudomonas sp. P8_241 genome is shown below.
AAATCTACGACTACCTGCGCCTGCTGTATGCACGCGTAGGTATTCCGCGTTGCCCGGATCACGACATCCCGCTCGAAGCGCAGACCGTCAGCCAGATGGTCGACCTGGTCCTCGCCGAACCGGAGGGCAGCAAGCTGATGCTGCTGGCCCCAGTGATCCGCGAGCGCAAAGGCGAACATCTGTCGGTCTTCGAAGAGCTGCGCGCACAGGGCTTCGTCCGCGCCCGAATCAACGGCAAGCTCTATGAGCTGGACGAAGCACCCAAGCTCGACAAACAGAAAAAACACACCATTGATGTCGTGGTCGACCGCTTCAAGGTTCGCGCCGACTTGCAACAACGCCTGGCCGAATCCTTCGAGACCGCGCTGAAACTGGCGGACGGCATCGCCCTCGTGGCGCCGATGGACGATGAGCCCGGTGAAGAAATGATCTTCTCCGCGCGCTTCGCCTGCCCGATCTGCGGCCATGCCATCAGCGAACTGGAACCCAAGCTGTTCTCCTTCAACAACCCCGCCGGTGCCTGCCCGACCTGCGATGGTTTGGGGGTTAAGCAGTTTTTCGACATCAAGCGACTGGTCAACGGTGATTTGACCCTGGCCGAAGGTGCGATTCGCGGCTGGGATCGGCGCAACGTCTATTACTTCCAGATGCTCGGATCGCTGGCTTCGCACTATAAGTTCAGCCTCGAAGTGCCGTTCAACGAGCTGCCGGCCGATCAGCAGAAATTCATCCTGCACGGCAGCGGTTCGCAAAACGTCGACTTCAAATACCTGAACGACCGTGGCGATATCGTCAAACGCTCGCACCCGTTCGAAGGCATCGTGCCAAACCTGGAACGCCGTTACCGCGAAACCGAGTCGGCCTCGGTGCGTGAAGAGCTGGCCAAGTTCCTCAGCACTCAATCCTGCCCTGATTGCCGCGGCACCCGCCTGCGCCGTGAAGCACGGCACGTATGGGTCGGCGAGAAGACCCTGCCGGCAGTGACCAACCTGCCCATCGGCGATGCTTGCGAATACTTCGGCGGGTTGAAACTGACCGGCCGTCGTGGCGAGATTGCCGACAAGATCCTCAAGGAAATCCGTGAGCGCCTGCAGTTTCTGGTCAACGTAGGTCTCGATTACCTGTCGCTTGATCGCAGTGCCGACACGTTGTCGGGCGGCGAGGCCCAGCGAATCCGCTTGGCCAGTCAGATCGGCGCCGGTCTGGTCGGCGTGCTGTACATCCTCGACGAACCGTCGATTGGCTTGCATCAGCGCGATAACGACCGGTTGCTTGGCACTCTTAAACACCTGCGCGACATTGGCAATACGGTAATCGTGGTCGAACACGATGAAGACGCCATTCGCCTGGCCGACTATGTGGTGGACATCGGTCCAGGCGCCGGCGTGCACGGCGGGCATATCGTCGCCGAAGGTACGCCGGCGGAAGTCATGGCTCACCCGGATTCCTTGACGGGCAAGTACCTTTCAGGGCGCGTGAAGATCGAAGTCCCGGCCAATCGCACGCCGCGCAACAAGAAGCTGACGCTGTCCCTCAAAGGAGCTCGTGGCAACAACTTGCGCAATGTCGACCTGGAGATTCCGATCGGCCTGCTGACCTGCGTGACCGGTGTGTCCGGCTCGGGCAAGTCGACGCTGATCAACAACACGCTGTTTCCATTAAGTGCCACGGCGCTGAACGGCGCGACCACGCTTGAGGCTGCCGCCCACGACAGCATCAAGGGCCTGGAACACCTGGACAAGGTCGTGGACATCGACCAAAGCCCTATCGGCCGTACACCGCGCTCCAACCCGGCGACTTACACCGGATTGTTCACGCCGATCCGCGAGTTGTTCGCCGGCGTGCCGGAATCCCGCTCCCGGGGTTACGGGCCAGGGCGCTTCTCCTTCAACGTGAAGGGCGGACGCTGCGAGGCCTGCCAGGGTGATGGCCTGATCAAGGTGGAGAT
Proteins encoded:
- the uvrA gene encoding excinuclease ABC subunit UvrA, whose amino-acid sequence is MDKILIRGARTHNLKNIDLTLPRDKLIVITGLSGSGKSSLAFDTLYAEGQRRYVESLSAYARQFLSMMEKPDVDTIEGLSPAISIEQKSTSHNPRSTVGTITEIYDYLRLLYARVGIPRCPDHDIPLEAQTVSQMVDLVLAEPEGSKLMLLAPVIRERKGEHLSVFEELRAQGFVRARINGKLYELDEAPKLDKQKKHTIDVVVDRFKVRADLQQRLAESFETALKLADGIALVAPMDDEPGEEMIFSARFACPICGHAISELEPKLFSFNNPAGACPTCDGLGVKQFFDIKRLVNGDLTLAEGAIRGWDRRNVYYFQMLGSLASHYKFSLEVPFNELPADQQKFILHGSGSQNVDFKYLNDRGDIVKRSHPFEGIVPNLERRYRETESASVREELAKFLSTQSCPDCRGTRLRREARHVWVGEKTLPAVTNLPIGDACEYFGGLKLTGRRGEIADKILKEIRERLQFLVNVGLDYLSLDRSADTLSGGEAQRIRLASQIGAGLVGVLYILDEPSIGLHQRDNDRLLGTLKHLRDIGNTVIVVEHDEDAIRLADYVVDIGPGAGVHGGHIVAEGTPAEVMAHPDSLTGKYLSGRVKIEVPANRTPRNKKLTLSLKGARGNNLRNVDLEIPIGLLTCVTGVSGSGKSTLINNTLFPLSATALNGATTLEAAAHDSIKGLEHLDKVVDIDQSPIGRTPRSNPATYTGLFTPIRELFAGVPESRSRGYGPGRFSFNVKGGRCEACQGDGLIKVEMHFLPDIYVPCDVCKSKRYNRETLEIKYKGKSIHETLEMTIEEARVFFDAVPALARKLQTLMDVGLSYIKLGQSATTLSGGEAQRVKLSRELSKRDTGKTLYILDEPTTGLHFADIQQLLDVLHRLRDHGNTVVVIEHNLDVIKTADWLVDLGPEGGSKGGQIIAVGTPEEVAEMKQSHTGYYLKPLLERDRA